The segment ATATGGCTCTTGATAAATATATCACGAGAGAGTCAGGCGTTGAGATAATAAAACAGCCCCTTGAAATTACCGAGACGATCAATAAATATGACATAAATGTGAATGTAAAAGGTGGCGGAGTCATTGGACAGGCAGGGGCTATCAGGCATGGTATCAGCAGAGTGCTGGTAAGCATCAATCCTGAGTTTCGCCCGACCTTGAAAAAGGCCGAACTGCTTACAAGAGACCCGAGAATGAAGGAAAGGAAAAAATACGGTCAGCGCGGAGCAAGAGCCCGTTACCAGTATTCAAAACGCTAACCCGTTTCCCTTTCTATTTATTTA is part of the Desulfatiglans sp. genome and harbors:
- the rpsI gene encoding 30S ribosomal protein S9 translates to MAQDLWHAVGKRKTSIARVWIRPGTGVITVNDMALDKYITRESGVEIIKQPLEITETINKYDINVNVKGGGVIGQAGAIRHGISRVLVSINPEFRPTLKKAELLTRDPRMKERKKYGQRGARARYQYSKR